A genomic stretch from Strongyloides ratti genome assembly S_ratti_ED321, chromosome : 1 includes:
- a CDS encoding Acyl-CoA dehydrogenase family member 9, mitochondrial, producing MKIGLLRKFAIPSKFSNTLYLKSRNYCTSVSSIEPNKKKKEISQIPIKELKAAIDEANISVEKYSLSRGLSLNKFEKDFFIYPEFIETEEVDDLKKYCDKLTNDLKESFRFADDDDKCLPCETIQALLSNEVNRLFVPKAYGGLEYCLKKQIRVFESLGIDLSLYNVVNNSRLAIQLLSIYGTEEQKTKYLHGLSENLIRPAICIYEDDEFDFANMKTEVSGVSHDNYKLNGLKINVINGRTADLFFILAKKKTRDNNVETISCYVISRDDNSDNKIIIQNGSSHIGLQSIDFCDIKFDDINIKEENVLGNEGNGVDIASEIIYRNKLQYAGAVIGFMKNLLQDLSNYCNSTVRGNNRLSDSCSVKKVIGDIAMDIYVLESVTYYIGGLIDENLMILTDIEENVINRLSSKILRNAMKYLGEISGLANAHGLLKKEKICADIITLLSMNNPEMNIIEQISLSTYYTWAKNKNISQTIKKISPLKAIFGANSESNFLNPKPKHFIAEHVHPSLQYACKSLEDTMARLDILMDKVVKEEGKIIENDYHTLQLLANIIESNFIMTACITRASRSYSIGLRNSDLELAWTSFLCSDLEIKNKETMLSLMQYLNVFNINRSFVGIGSSILNSGKYLIESPIEKNW from the exons atgaaaataggTTTGTTAAGAAAATTTGCCATtccttcaaaattttctaatacaTTATATTTGAAGTCTAGAAATTATTGTACTTCTGTATCAAGTATAGAacctaataaaaaaaaaaaagaaattagtCAAATACCaattaaagaattaaaagcTGCAATTGATGAAGCAAATATATCTGTAGAGAAATATTCTTTATCTAGAggattatcattaaataaatttgaaaaggatttttttatttatccaGAATTTATTGAAACAGAAGAGGTTGATGActtgaaaaaatattgtgataaattaacaaatgaTCTTAAGGAAAGTTTTCGTTTTGctgatgatgatgataaaTGTTTACCTTGTGAAACAATACAAGCTCTTTTAAGTAATGAGGTAAATCGTTTATTTGTTCCCAAAGCATATGGTGGTTTAGAGTATTGtctaaaaaaacaaataagaGTTTTTGAAAGTTTAGGAATAGATTTATCCCTTTATAATGTTGTTAATAATTCAAGATTAGCAATACAATTATTGTCAATATATGGAACAGAAGaacaaaaaacaaaatatcttCATGGTTTAagtgaaaatttaattagaCCTGCTATATGTATTTATGAAGATGATGAATTTGATTTTGCTAATATGAAGACAGAAGTTTCTGGTGTCTCTcatgataattataaattaaatggtttaaaaataaatgttataaatgGTAGAACAgcagatttattttttattttagctaaaaaaaaaacacgtGATAATAATGTTGAAACAATTTCATGTTATGTAATTTCAAGAGATGACAATTCagataacaaaataataattcaaaatgGTTCTTCTCATATAGGATTACAAAGTATTGACTTTTGTGATATTAAATTtgatgatataaatataaaagaagaaaatgtATTGGGTAATGAGGGCAATGGAGTAGATATAGCATCggaaataatttatagaaataaattacaatatGCGGGAGCAGTAATTggttttatgaaaaatttattacaagatttatcaaattattgtAATTCTACAGTTCGTGGAAATAATCGTTTATCAGATTCTTGTAgtgttaaaaaagttattggTGATATAGCAATGGATATATATGTTTTAGAATCTGTCACCTATTATATTGGTGGATTAATAgatgaaaatttaatgattttaacggatattgaagaaaatgttataaatcgtttatcatcaaaaattttaagaaatgcAATGAAATATTTAGGAGAAATTTCAGGTTTAGCTAATGCACAtggattattaaaaaaagaaaagatatGTGCTGATATTATTACTTTACTCTCTATGAAT aatccTGAAATGAATATTATTGAACAAATTTCATTGTCAACTTACTATACTTGggcaaaaaataaaaatatttcacaaacaataaaaaaaatatcaccATTAAAAGCAATATTTGGTGCAAATTCTGAAAGTAACTTTTTGAACCCAAAAccaaaacattttattgCTGAACATGTACATCCATCATTACAATATGCTTGTAAAAGTTTAGAAGACACAATGGCTCGTTTAGATATTCTAATGGATAAAGTTGTTAAAGAAGAGggaaaaattattgaaaatgatTATCATACATTACAATTATTAGCCAATATAATTGAatctaattttataatgacAGCCTGTATAACAAGAGCCAGTAGATCTTACTCAATTGGATTAAGAAATAGTGATTTAGAACTAGCTTGGACATCATTTTTATGTAGtgatttagaaataaaaaataaagaaacaaTGTTATCATTGAtgcaatatttaaatgtttttaatatcaatcgGTCATTTGTAGGTATTGGAAGTAGCATTTTAAATTCAGGAAAATATTTGATAGAAAGTccaatagaaaaaaattggtAA
- a CDS encoding Nematode cuticle collagen, N-terminal domain-containing protein: protein MKVYTLTFIASSFSGVVLLICLLAMTNIYMDVNTSWDQLNNDMETFKGLTEDSWKTIVLVQSKASSMRHKREYESGGDSYNSGKQGYSSGALPPAGVEASPPAGNSPPDACNCRTGRDNKCPPGPPGPKGASGPPGLPGLPGIDGKNGVDAEDLARDHVEGNFCITCPSGPQGPPGAMGKAGPKGNKGRTGDPGNRGRDGHPGRPGEIGVPGNPGREGPPGSPGEKGHDGRLIIGRPGLKGKKGPPGPPGPQGRPGKTAPQGPPGPVGKPGNKGPTGPPGEPGIVGIVGQTGKPGRDSEYCPCPTSTLTKEGRK from the exons ATGAAAGTTTATACTTTAACTTTCATCGCCTCGTCTTTTTCTGGTGTCGTTCTTTTGATATGCCTTCTTGCAATGACAAACATTTACATGGATGTCAATACAAGTTGGgatcaattaaataatgacATGGAGACATTCAAAGGATTAACAGAAGATTCATGGAAAACTATTGTATTGGTACAATCAAAAGCATCATCAATGCGTCATAAAAGAGAATATGAAAGTGGAGGTGATTCATACAATAGCGGTAAACAAGGTTATTCATCAGGTGCATTACCACCAGCTGGTGTTGAAGCTTCACCTCCTGCTGGAAATAGTCCACCAGATGCCTGTAATTGCAGAACAGGAAGAGATAATAAATGTCCACCTGGACCACCAGGACCTAAAGGTGCTTCAGGACCACCTGGTCTTCCTGGTTTACCTGGTATTGATGGTAAAAATGGAGTAGATGCTGAGGACCTTGCGAGAGATCATGTTGAAGGAAACTTCTGTATTACATGTCCATCAGGACCACAg gGACCACCTGGAGCAATGGGTAAAGCTGGACCAAAAGGAAATAAA gGACGTACTGGAGATCCTGGTAATAGAGGACGTGATGGTCATCCTGGAAGACCAGGTGAAATTGGTGTACCAGGAAATCCTGGAAGAGAAGGACCACCTGGAAGTCCAGGAGAGAAGGGTCATGATGGTCGTTTAATAATAGGACGTCCTGGATTAAAAGGAAAGAAAGGACCACCAGGACCTCCAGGACCACAAGGAAGACCAGGAAAAACAGCACCACAAGGACCTCCTGGACCAGTTGGAAAACCAGGAAACAAAGGACCTACAGGTCCACCAGGAGAACCTGGTATTGTTGGTATTGTTGGACAAACAGGAAAACCAGGAAGAGATTCAG aatattgCCCATGTCCAACATCAACTCTCACCAAAGAAGGAagaaagtaa
- a CDS encoding Zinc finger, C2H2 domain and Zinc finger C2H2-type/integrase DNA-binding domain and Zinc finger, C2H2-like domain-containing protein produces the protein MLIENHSTNLIDIPPQQTSHLSSTNSATTNSINSQSSPVSSISNSNTPAPTLPPIVICPSEIDTISITLEKNQQCACKDCGKLFNSVWYLKQHAVKHSNDRPFKCKFCMKTYKFRSNLYQHKCPERTKVIGNTEKRSYLRGQNSLHNSNNKGNKEFNGNEMILNQSRDSSIVSSVSNTMISGISSMYEGSTQSINSYGGMIDMNGIGQNNLTSSNNMVNDNILYQDQIPSNPYNSYSEYCNNSSHPTFVQNIDGTQGTHHNSVSYHNNDTYYYNNPPNNQMPISSLSNHNGMGVTSNYVNISQGHYLTMNGTYQNIHHSNIYSGYPSQITNQTYENYGVLSDMNSSTNLTNYSYNVEENQINFRKRKNEESTDNLDHNYVNNYLIRHREELHICEKCDIQFPSKEYFSRHMAQHENAAALSYQCELCPQKFENEKQLLSHSELHSNGTVFKCDTCQSPFRSNYALRRHKDQCRECYRPPFGIQPNVIESCHIPVNQYSFVCSEDENNKIMERNNSIQINRNDNIMLSNYTTTNQTDSRVGIESIENSLISSPTIVNQSLDDNNSTNNSKTNKKFKNIIVEDEDSKNSNEKEEDDRDSGFRSRINSAANSCSPSSSTTSNGFSPISKNNSMISNNNVYSSNLNNNMYSSLNGMNQSNGNTMLDLSHQNNYQLPVYTNVNVSYNDGDQWNMGFEFKNNNFDYMEIFNNNEKEQIIFDNNIIESGLLTQTKLIFLAPKIGKKLKSHKESLLINNELIKKYPIMDINCLSCDQDYIKMSLFPLISNIIISYFAHILLSCLFDKCTELGTLKKKKLLVENLYKLAYFKKL, from the exons ATGCTTATTGAAAACCATTCAACTAATTTAATAGATATTCCTCCTCAACAAACATCACATCTATCTTCAACTAACTCTGCAACAACTAATTCTATAAACTCTCAATCATCTCCAGTATCATCAATATCAAATTCTAATACCCCAGCACCAACACTTCCACCAATAGTTATATGTCCATCAGAAATTGATACAATTTCAATaacattagaaaaaaatcaACAATGTGCTTGTAAAGATTGTggtaaactttttaattctGTTTGGTATTTAAAACAACATGCCGTAAAACATAGTAATGATAGGCcatttaaatgtaaattttgtatgaaaacatataaatttaGAAGTAATCTTTATCAACATAAATGTCCTGAAAGAACTAAAGTTATAGGGAATACCGA gAAACGATCTTATTTAAGAGGACAAAATTCATTacataatagtaataataaaggaaataaagaatttaatggaaatgaaatgatattaaatcaATCCCGTGATTCATCAATAGTTTCTTCAGTTTCAAATACTATGATTTCTGGAATTTCTTCAATGTATGAGGGAAGTACACAATCAATTAATTCATATGGTGGAATGATTGATATGAATGGAATAGggcaaaataatttaacttcAAGTAATAATATggttaatgataatattttatatcaagaTCAAATACCATCAAATCCATATAATTCATATTCTgaatattgtaataattcTAGTCATCCTACATTTGTTCAAAATATAGATGGAACACAGGGAACACATCATAATTCTGTATCATATCATAATAATGatacatattattataataatccACCAAATAATCAAATGCCAATTTCATCATTATCTAATCATAATGGTATGGGAGTAACTTCAAATTATGTAAATATCTCACAGGGACATTATTTAACAATGAATGGAACATACCAGAATATTCATCATTCTAATATTTATTCTGGATATCCGAGTCAAATTACCAATCAAACTTATGAAAATTATGGTGTATTATCTGACATGAATAGTTCAACAAACTTAACTAATTATTCTTATAATGTTGAggaaaatcaaataaattttcgtAAACGTAAAAATGAAGAGAGTACTGATAATTTAGATCATaattatgtaaataattatCTAATTCGTCACAGAGAAGAGTTACATATTTGTGAAAAATGTGATATACAGTTTCCGtctaaagaatattttagtaGACATATGGCACAACATGAAAATGCTGCTGCTCTTTCTTATCAATGTGAATTATGTCCacaaaaatttgaaaatgaaaaacaaTTACTTAGTCATAGTGAATTACATTCTAATGGAACTGTATTTAAATGTGATACTTGTCAATCTCCATTTAGGTCTAATTATGCCTTAAGAAGACACAAAGATCAATGTAGAGAATGTTATAGACCACCATTTGGAATTCAACCTAATGTTATTGAATCATGTCATATTCCTGTTAATCAATATTCTTTTGTTTGTTCAGaagatgaaaataataagattatggaaagaaataatagtattcaaataaatagaaatgataatattatgttaTCTAACTACACTACAACTAACCAAACAGATTCTCGAGTAGGAATAGAAAGTATAGAAAATTCTTTAATTTCTTCTCCTACAATAGTTAATCAATCTTTAGATGATAATAATTCAacaaataatagtaaaacaaataaaaaatttaaaaatattatagttgAAGATGAGGATTCAAAAAATTCTAATGAAAAAGAGGAAGATGATAGAGATTCTGGTTTTCGAAGTAGAATAAATTCTGCTGCCAATTCTTGCTCACCCAGTTCTAGTACTACTTCTAATGGTTTTTCAccaatatcaaaaaataatagtatgaTTTCCaataataatgtatattcatctaatttaaacaataatatgTATAGTTCTTTAAATGGAATGAACCAAAGTAATGGAAATACTATGCTTGATTTGAGCCaccaaaataattatcaattaCCTGTGTATACAAACGTCAATGTTTCTTATAATGACGGTGATCAATGGAATATGGgatttgaatttaaaaataataattttgattatatggaaatatttaataataatgaaaaagaacaaataatatttgataacaACATTATAGAAAGTGGCTTATTAACACAAACAAAATTGATATTCCTTGCTCCAAAAATTGgaaaaaaacttaaaagtCATAAAGAAtctttattgataaataatgaattaataaaaaaatatccaaTTATGGACATTAATTGTCTTTCTTGTGATCAAGATTATATCAAAATGTCACTTTTCCCGTTAATctcaaatattataatatcatattttgCTCACATTTTACTGTCATGCTTATTTGATAAATGTACCGAGTTGGGaacattaaaaaagaaaaaattattagtagAGAATTTATATAAGCTagcatattttaaaaaattataa
- a CDS encoding NMDA receptor-regulated gene protein 2, C-terminal domain-containing protein → MDSDGELQICEQTDNNGSQIEQSYCINNVTEKDQILKECHPPSDCLKTLTQSNNINDIIMKDEISSKTPNINVNNRKRNAQGIQKKIITPLMKNALKQSKKEVLLLDKNTQKTEKNNLNLPTINDSDVTKKEETKSSKIRSAICIDISEAPPVKIPRKPKPSNSLLNKISNVKLTSSRATTSATPTVSNTTEKTTNPETVDRQPSNLIISRLKKQFNCSKEEAVRKYVEKFQSNEMPWIPNFVFPGKNHFTNLSDADHKRYVAIIMNLIQQNPEFRFTHNVTELKDFDNRLVPERALFHKISFEAIDSRKKCCYQFRLPYWKRMMYMCAEARSKDIKNFNRTEYETIDNYECDSTIEPLPLSLLTIAKENHGEGPIIILPDLRKKCVFDSKIVNDKKVFHNANSILNDKNVEVISSNYNTKVVMDVSTFSRLLIGKWGCDNLEYAFPVTVTKEFINGSLENVVTICKKIPAGSTSTRTLAHRMMKYVVRGGVDKNYFDVPQEVSNTSENNLEVSDFAPSSPTIPTSPKNEDNNINQSSGENMSEQKMNGNINSSRGKVYHVLNLNARTSDPFFNILIRSNCAERDCFGNKMSVSHHIEYFPEVGAENLFPEEIVQNYIKCFFRDASHSVIFRIHNSTCNVLQKEFIDLNRLQTRVHNECLNIWKSGLQKVRNILMKLMTVSGGEYLLQEDGNSYKLYSEADTFEGDTEETQNYFRNALKETNEEDRLIRCRELNSSEIFNGISYHVPLMWNFVLSRIPGSLPKRKSANQTKFHNNKEKHKKNH, encoded by the exons ATGGATTCTGATGGTGAGCTTCAAATATGTGAACAAACTGATAATAATG gAAGTCAAATTGAACAATCATATTGTATTAATAATGTAACAGAGAAagatcaaattttaaaagaatgtCATCCTCCATCTGATtgtttaaaaactttaactCAATCTAATAATATCAATGATATAATTATGAAAGATGAAATATCATCTAAAACACcaaatattaatgtaaataaCAGGAAAAGAAATGCTCAGggtatacaaaaaaaaattattactccATTAATGAAAAATGCATTAAAACAAAGTAAGAAGGAAGTGTTATTGTTAGATAAGAATACTCAAAAaacagaaaaaaataatttaaatcttCCTACTATAAATGATTCTGATGTTACAAAAAAGGAAGAAACAAAATCTAGTAAAATACGAAGTGCTATTTGTATAGATATATCAGAAGCTCCACCTGTAAAAATTCCCAGAAAACCAAAACCATCAAATTCtttattgaataaaatatcaaatgtTAAATTGACTAGTTCTCGTGCTACAACTTCCGCCACTCCTACTGTATCTAATACCACAGAAAAAACTACAAATCCGGAAACAGTTGACCGACAACCATCGAATTTAATTATCAGTAGACTTAAGAAACAGTTTAATTGTTCTAAAGAGGAAGCTGTTAGAAAATATGTTGAAAAGT TCCAAAGTAATGAGATGCCATGGATACCAAATTTTGTCTTTCCTGGTAAAAACCATTTTACTAATTTATCAGATGCAGATCATAAACGTTATGTTGCCATTATTATGAACTTAATTCAACAAAATCCTGAATTTCGTTTTACACATAATGTTACTGAATTGAAAGATTTTGATAATCGACTAGTTCCAGAAAGAGCACTCtttcataaaatttcatttgaaGCTATTGATTctagaaaaaaatgttgttatCAATTTAGGTTACCTTATTGGAAGAGGATGATGTATATGTGTGCTGAGGCAAGGTCTAAAGatataaagaattttaacAGAACAGAATATGAAACTATTGATAATTATGAATGTGATTCTACTATTGAACCTTTACCTTTAAGTCTATTAACTATAGCTAAAGAAAATCATGGTGAGGGtccaattattattttaccaGATCTTAGAAAAAAATGTGTCTTTGATTCAAAAATagtaaatgataaaaaagtttttcacAATGCTAAtagtattttaaatgataaaaatgtaGAAGTTATTTCATCAAATTACAATACTAAAGTTGTCATGGATGTTTCTACATTTTCGAGGCTTTTAATTGGAAAATGGGGATGTGATAATTTAGAGTATGCATTTCCTGTTACTGTTacaaaagaatttattaatgGTTCTCTAGAAAATGTTGTAactatttgtaaaaaaatacctGCCGGTTCAACATCAACAAGAACTTTGGCACATCGAATGATGAAATATGTTGTAAGAGGAGGagtagataaaaattattttgatgtACCACAGGAAGTTTCTAATACttctgaaaataatttagagGTAAGTGATTTTGCTCCCTCCTCTCCAACTATTCCTACTTCAccaaaaaatgaagataataatattaatcaaaGTTCCGGTGAAAATATGAGTGAGCAGAAAATGAATGGAAATATTAATTCTAGTCGTGGAAAAGTATAtcatgttttaaatttaaatgctCGTACCTCGGACCcctttttcaatattttaattcGTTCAAATTGTGCAGAAAGAGATTGTTTTGGAAACAAAATGTCTGTTTCTCATCATATAGAATATTTCCCGGAAGTTGGGgctgaaaatttatttccgGAAGAAATTGTTcaaaattacataaaatgCTTTTTTAGAGATGCAAGTCATTCagttatttttagaattcaTAATTCAACATGTAATGTTTTACAAAAAGAATTCATTGATCTCAATAGATTGCAAACTCGAGTTCACAATGaatgtttaaatatatgGAAAAGTGGTCTTCAAAAAgttagaaatatattaatgaaattgaTGACTGTCTCAGGGGgtgaatatttattacaaGAGGATGGAAACAGTTATAAACTATATTCTGAAGCAGATACATTTGAAGGTGATACTGAAGAAacacaaaattattttcgtAATGCTTTAAAAGAAACAAATGAAGAAGATCGTTTAATTCGATGTCGTGAACTTAATTCATCTGAAATTTTCAATGGTATTTCGTATCATGTGCCTTTAATGTGGAATTTTGTCCTATCTCGAATACCAGGTTCACTtccaaaaagaaaaagtgcTAATCAAACaaaatttcataataataaagaaaaacataaaaaaaatcattga
- a CDS encoding XPC-binding domain and Ubiquitin-associated/translation elongation factor EF1B, N-terminal, eukaryote domain-containing protein: protein MTEVVFQTINRRKKKLFLDGPTEVNSIKQQLMDLFDPISEGEINGKFDKVDHGLIYAGKLYDDKDIVGVEKNDETDDEDNVQEEDDGHNSESDGESMDITDPNYNVDGIQDFYHEVLDEDVHMEDAEHHGEIVREIFAYSSSTGSHSDEDMAALSENDIDIGDGVITTADEDDEDNESSDEETAVDGESDQLTNSGLDSLSLSELNETEEDGSEETGSDNEDLRSVEIPENYPEEKDPTNSTMAQTIRSTIGLGFTSTEVKACLEYSKHDTEYALNILLVGFDDLKEADWWGVAPSAECNPSKIDSLLSAESFQDLRLLFQRQPSFLKSYLKRIQKIRPEFIETVKKYEDIFINLISVPTRLPPSVDDDMFDEMDGVPLSSMVMNTFTRHGNNDIHAIQNIIDVLNSPETHYNDANATISEADEVVIERLMEFTRKPRDVVKVAYLRADKNELLAANVLLGIDPF from the exons ATGACAGAAGTTGTTTTCCAAACAATAAATCGCCGAAaaaagaaactttttttggatGGACCAACTGAGGTCAATTCAATCAAACAACAACTTATGGATTTATTTGATCCTATATCTGAAGGTGAGATTAATGGGAAATTTGATAAAGTTGATCATGGATTAATATATGCTGGGAAGTTATACGATGATAAGGATAT AGTAGGtgttgaaaaaaatgatgaaacAGATGATGAAGATAATGTTCAAGAAGAGGATGATGGTCACAATAGTGAAAGTGATGGTGAATCAATGGATATTACTGATCCTAATTATA ATGTTGATGGTATACAAGATTTTTATCATGAGGTTTTAGATGAGGATGTTCATATGGAAGATGCTGAACATCATGGTGAAATAGTACGAGAAATATTTGCTTATTCAAGTAGTACAGGTTCACATAGTGATGAAGATATGGCTGCTTTAAGTGAAAATGATATAGATATTGGTGATGGAGTTATTACAACTGCTGATGAAGATGATGAAGATAATGAGTCAAGTGATGAAGAAACAGCTGTAGATGGTGAAAGTGATCAATTAACAAACTCTGGATTAGATAGTTTATCTTTATCTGAATTAAATGAAACTGAAGAAGATGGAAGTGAGGAGACAGGTTCAGATAATGAGGATCTTCGTTCAGTTGAGATACCAGAAAATTATCCTGAAGAAAAAGATCCTACAAATTCAACAATGGCACAAACGATAAGATCTACAATTGGACTTGGATTTACATCTACAGAAGTTAAAGCTTGTTTAGAATATTCAAAACATGATACTGAATAtgcattaaatattttactagtTGGTTTTGATGATCTTAAAGAAGCTGATTGGTGGGGTGTTGCTCCTTCAGCAGAATGTAATCCTAGTAAAATAGATAGTTTATTGTCCGCTGAATCCTTTCAAGATTTAAGGTTACTCTTTCAAAGACAaccatcatttttaaaatcttatcTTAAACGTATCCAAAAAATTCGTCCTGAATTTATTGAAactgtaaaaaaatatgaagatatattcattaatttaataagtGTTCCAACAAGATTACCACCATCTGTAGATGATGATATGTTTGATGAAATGGATGGAGTTCCTTTAAGTTCAATGGTTATGAATACATTTACCCGACATGGGAACAATGATATTCATGctattcaaaatataattgatgTATTAAATTCACCTGAAACTCATTATAATGATGCTAATGCTACAATTTCTGAAGCAGATGAAGTTGTGATTGAAAGATTGATGGAATTTACAAGAAAACCTCGTGACGTTGTAAAAGTAGCATATCTTCGTGCGGATAAAAATGAACTATTAGCAGCAAATGTATTGTTAGGAATTGAtccattttaa